Proteins found in one Erythrobacter sp. KY5 genomic segment:
- the hemW gene encoding radical SAM family heme chaperone HemW has translation MARALYIHWPFCAKKCPYCDFNSHVRDRVDTEVWQRALIADMRAEANEAGGEALTSIFFGGGTPSLMPPTLVNALLGEAEQLWGFSPEIEITLEANPSSVEAANFAALAAAGINRVSLGVQSLDDRTLRWLGRLHGAQEALEALEVAQTHFERVSFDLIYALPDQSPAEWEAQLTRALSYGTSHMSLYQLTIEPGTRFETDVRLGRFAPLDDDEAAELFSLTQSLTSAAGLPAYETSNHARPGDESRHNLTYWRYEDYAGVGPGAHGRRGGFATVRHKKPENFLKAVNERSHGISEQRLLDPNEAASEALMMGLRLVEGVDLEALAVRFQQDRDQMVNAAKLTHLKDIGLVWQIDNRIGLTDAGHPVLDAVLGELVADTLVQA, from the coding sequence TTGGCCCGCGCCCTCTACATTCACTGGCCCTTCTGTGCGAAGAAATGCCCTTATTGCGACTTCAACTCGCATGTCCGCGACAGAGTCGACACCGAAGTTTGGCAACGCGCGCTCATCGCCGACATGCGCGCCGAAGCGAATGAGGCTGGCGGAGAAGCCCTTACCTCGATCTTCTTCGGCGGTGGAACCCCGTCGCTGATGCCTCCGACACTCGTCAACGCGCTCTTGGGTGAAGCCGAGCAACTTTGGGGGTTTTCGCCAGAGATCGAGATTACGCTTGAGGCCAACCCTTCATCGGTCGAGGCAGCGAATTTCGCCGCTCTTGCCGCAGCTGGCATCAATCGCGTTTCGCTCGGTGTGCAATCGCTCGACGACCGGACTTTGCGCTGGTTGGGTAGGTTGCATGGAGCACAGGAGGCACTTGAAGCGCTTGAAGTGGCTCAGACGCATTTTGAGCGGGTGAGTTTCGACCTCATTTACGCCCTGCCCGATCAGTCCCCAGCGGAATGGGAGGCGCAGCTTACAAGAGCCCTGTCCTACGGCACCTCGCATATGTCGCTTTACCAGCTGACGATCGAGCCCGGCACGCGGTTCGAAACTGATGTTCGCCTCGGCAGGTTTGCACCGCTGGACGATGATGAGGCAGCAGAGCTGTTCTCGCTCACCCAATCCCTCACGTCGGCAGCAGGGTTGCCGGCATATGAAACGAGCAATCACGCGAGGCCGGGCGATGAAAGCCGCCACAATCTCACGTATTGGCGGTACGAGGATTATGCCGGGGTCGGTCCGGGTGCCCATGGAAGACGCGGCGGTTTTGCGACTGTCCGGCACAAGAAGCCGGAAAATTTTCTCAAGGCGGTGAACGAACGATCGCACGGGATCTCAGAACAACGCCTTCTGGACCCGAACGAAGCAGCGTCAGAAGCCTTGATGATGGGGCTGAGGCTTGTCGAGGGTGTCGATCTGGAAGCCTTGGCCGTCCGATTTCAGCAGGATCGCGATCAAATGGTCAACGCTGCCAAGCTGACGCATCTGAAGGACATTGGGCTCGTCTGGCAGATCGATAACCGGATCGGCCTCACCGATGCGGGCCACCCGGTCCTTGATGCGGTGCTGGGCGAGTTGGTTGCGGACACATTGGTGCAGGCGTGA
- a CDS encoding crotonase/enoyl-CoA hydratase family protein, whose translation MITHSTLDGAHVLTMDDGKVNALNKEKLDALVDALAECAQDQAPVAIRGRKGIFSAGFDLKGFAAGPETATAQLQAGKDAILAILRHPAPVITLCEGHAYPMGAFLMLAADKAIGTEGEFVCGMNESAIGMALPIYPMILGAARLSPHGRKAVATSEMFAPHAAREVGYFDKVVAPEAVEATLSVELAHMKGLNPGAFNANKVAMNRTLIDQIEASPLPDFG comes from the coding sequence ATGATCACTCATTCCACTCTTGATGGCGCACACGTCCTGACCATGGACGATGGCAAGGTGAATGCGCTCAACAAGGAAAAGCTCGATGCCCTGGTTGATGCGCTGGCCGAGTGTGCACAGGATCAGGCACCGGTCGCCATTCGCGGGCGCAAGGGTATCTTCTCTGCCGGCTTCGACCTCAAAGGTTTCGCAGCCGGACCGGAGACCGCAACTGCGCAGCTCCAGGCGGGCAAGGACGCGATCCTTGCGATCCTGCGTCACCCCGCTCCGGTGATTACGCTGTGCGAAGGTCATGCCTATCCGATGGGGGCGTTCCTGATGCTCGCGGCGGACAAGGCCATCGGCACTGAAGGCGAATTCGTGTGCGGAATGAATGAAAGCGCGATCGGCATGGCGCTGCCGATCTATCCGATGATCCTTGGCGCAGCGCGGCTTAGCCCGCACGGTCGCAAGGCAGTCGCCACGTCAGAAATGTTCGCTCCACACGCCGCGCGCGAAGTCGGCTATTTCGACAAAGTAGTTGCGCCCGAAGCGGTGGAAGCAACGCTCTCTGTCGAACTCGCGCACATGAAAGGCCTCAACCCGGGCGCCTTCAACGCGAACAAAGTGGCGATGAACCGAACGCTGATCGACCAGATCGAAGCGAGCCCTTTGCCGGATTTCGGGTGA
- a CDS encoding peptidase S1 — protein MKRISIALATVALGVSGTAIAQNLFGEPNSGTVTLSANFEDDPRTVSVTSGGDLDVSEAIEGCVGYISEDPDVRLKFTADEGPSAFPLYISARSDEDTVLVINAPDGNWYCNDDGQEGQNPSIVFGPAQSGDYEIWIGSYEQGQYYDAQLDISELGGQ, from the coding sequence ATGAAACGCATTTCCATCGCGCTTGCCACTGTTGCTCTGGGCGTATCCGGCACCGCTATCGCACAGAACCTTTTCGGCGAACCGAATTCGGGAACCGTGACCTTGTCCGCAAATTTTGAGGACGATCCGCGCACCGTTAGTGTCACTTCCGGAGGTGACCTTGATGTGAGCGAAGCTATCGAGGGATGCGTCGGCTACATCTCGGAAGATCCCGATGTGCGCCTCAAGTTCACAGCCGACGAAGGCCCAAGCGCGTTTCCGCTCTATATCTCGGCACGCTCGGATGAGGACACTGTACTTGTCATCAACGCGCCCGATGGCAACTGGTACTGCAACGACGACGGGCAGGAAGGGCAGAACCCCTCAATTGTCTTCGGCCCGGCACAGAGCGGCGATTATGAAATCTGGATCGGCTCTTACGAACAGGGCCAGTATTATGACGCGCAGCTCGATATCTCCGAGCTCGGCGGCCAGTAA
- a CDS encoding CxxxxCH/CxxCH domain-containing protein yields MKSRHNRRCHRDGNARARAAPSSPFWVEGETICAV; encoded by the coding sequence CTGAAAAGTCGTCACAATAGGCGCTGCCATCGGGATGGAAATGCACGTGCCCGCGCGGCGCCATCGTCACCCTTCTGGGTTGAAGGGGAAACCATTTGCGCCGTCTGA
- a CDS encoding tyrosine recombinase XerC gives MSEVELIAQWRAHLTDARRRSPHTVRAYVSAAQRLLRGKQLISWDEVAAVEAHDLRGHLANRRAEGLSNASAARELSALKALIAYARSEAGDPDPSAPRLRGPRLKKGLPRPVTPDEALNIAELIDETASEDWIGSRDRAVLLLMYGSGLRIAEALSLRGRDAVLAETLMVTGKGGKQRLVPILPITREAVSEYAKQCPWPLTADEPLFRGAKGGPLSAGMVQKAMARARRALGLPDTATPHALRHSFATHLLGAGADLRSLQELLGHASLGSTQIYTKVDAASLLETYRGAHPRAKKR, from the coding sequence GTGAGCGAGGTAGAACTCATCGCACAATGGCGCGCGCACCTCACCGATGCCAGACGCAGAAGCCCTCACACTGTCCGTGCATATGTAAGCGCTGCGCAACGTCTGCTCAGGGGCAAACAACTTATCTCTTGGGACGAGGTTGCCGCAGTAGAGGCACACGATCTTCGCGGCCATCTGGCCAACCGCAGGGCCGAAGGGCTCTCCAACGCAAGCGCCGCGCGCGAGCTTTCGGCTTTGAAAGCGCTTATCGCTTATGCACGTTCGGAGGCCGGTGATCCTGACCCGTCCGCGCCGCGCCTGCGCGGGCCGAGGCTCAAGAAAGGTCTGCCCCGCCCCGTTACGCCCGATGAGGCGCTCAATATCGCGGAACTGATCGACGAGACGGCAAGCGAGGACTGGATCGGCTCGCGCGATCGGGCGGTGCTTTTGCTGATGTATGGAAGCGGGCTGCGCATTGCCGAGGCGCTCTCACTGCGCGGCCGGGATGCGGTTTTGGCAGAGACACTTATGGTCACCGGCAAGGGCGGCAAGCAGCGCCTGGTTCCGATCCTTCCCATCACACGCGAGGCCGTAAGTGAGTATGCCAAACAGTGCCCGTGGCCCCTCACCGCTGATGAGCCTTTGTTTAGAGGTGCAAAGGGAGGTCCGCTGTCTGCGGGCATGGTGCAAAAGGCAATGGCGCGTGCGCGGCGGGCGCTGGGACTGCCCGACACCGCAACGCCTCACGCGCTGCGGCACTCTTTCGCGACGCATTTGCTGGGAGCGGGAGCTGATCTGCGCAGCTTGCAGGAATTATTGGGGCATGCTTCTCTGGGCTCGACACAGATCTATACCAAGGTCGATGCGGCAAGCTTGCTAGAGACGTATCGCGGGGCTCATCCAAGGGCGAAGAAGCGCTAG
- the hrcA gene encoding heat-inducible transcriptional repressor HrcA has protein sequence MASPPITELTQRAREIFRRVVEEYIDSGQPVGSKTLASDRALNLSPASIRSVLAQLEGLGLLAAPHTSAGRMPTDAGLRIFVDGMMRVAEPSAEERAQIEARLSESGPVEQALQKTSALLSELSGAAGMVLVPTREQRLAQFSLVSLGQGRALAVLVGEDGGVENRVLDLDPVAAGSMEAASNYITSRLAGRTLSEAAQAMRAEIKSGKSQLDDASKDLVERGLAVWSEDADERPVLIVRGASNLLDEAALDDIERVRSLLDDLENKQSVAQLLESAREADATRIFIGAENRLFGLSGSSVIASPYRDIEGRVVGVLGVIGPTRLNYARVVPMVDLTARSLGKLIA, from the coding sequence ATGGCCTCTCCACCGATTACCGAACTGACCCAGCGAGCGCGTGAGATTTTTCGGCGTGTGGTCGAGGAATATATCGACAGCGGGCAACCGGTTGGGTCGAAAACGCTGGCGAGTGACAGGGCGCTAAACCTGTCGCCAGCCTCGATCCGGTCAGTGCTTGCCCAATTGGAAGGGCTCGGCCTGCTTGCCGCGCCTCATACCAGTGCAGGCCGGATGCCGACCGATGCGGGACTTCGCATCTTTGTCGATGGGATGATGCGGGTAGCAGAACCGAGCGCGGAGGAACGCGCCCAGATCGAAGCCCGCCTCTCCGAAAGCGGACCGGTCGAACAGGCGCTGCAAAAAACGAGCGCGCTCCTATCGGAATTGTCCGGAGCCGCAGGCATGGTGCTGGTGCCCACCCGCGAACAGCGCCTTGCGCAATTCAGCCTCGTCAGCCTCGGACAGGGCAGGGCGCTCGCCGTGCTTGTTGGTGAGGATGGCGGGGTGGAGAACCGCGTGCTCGACCTCGACCCGGTTGCAGCCGGATCAATGGAAGCGGCAAGCAATTACATCACTTCGCGCCTTGCCGGGCGGACCCTCTCTGAAGCGGCGCAGGCAATGCGGGCTGAGATCAAGTCGGGCAAATCGCAACTGGACGATGCAAGCAAGGACCTGGTCGAGCGCGGCCTTGCCGTATGGAGCGAGGATGCCGATGAGCGTCCTGTTCTGATCGTTCGCGGGGCGTCGAACCTGCTTGATGAAGCAGCATTGGACGATATCGAGCGGGTCCGCTCGCTGCTTGACGATCTTGAAAACAAGCAATCGGTCGCGCAGCTGCTCGAAAGCGCGCGTGAGGCAGACGCCACGCGCATTTTTATAGGTGCAGAGAACCGGTTGTTCGGTCTATCGGGCTCTTCAGTCATCGCTTCGCCTTATCGCGATATCGAAGGTCGCGTGGTCGGAGTGCTTGGCGTGATTGGGCCCACGCGCTTGAATTACGCGCGCGTGGTCCCCATGGTGGATCTCACAGCCCGTTCACTGGGCAAACTGATCGCTTAA
- a CDS encoding CAP domain-containing protein, which yields MRVRATILGLFAGLSVLGSAPAGADEGSWLDAHNAARAEFGVAPLSWSRKLEREARAWAEVLADEERIRHAPPAARGGTGENLWMGTAGYFTAHQMIVHLASEKQHFRSGTFPQVSRTGNWADVGHYTQMVWASTREVGCASARSARFDVLVCRYWPAGNVIGERIAPSERFARR from the coding sequence ATGAGAGTACGCGCGACAATTCTCGGTCTTTTCGCAGGCCTGAGTGTTCTTGGTTCTGCTCCCGCTGGTGCTGACGAGGGCAGCTGGCTCGATGCGCACAATGCTGCTCGGGCCGAGTTTGGCGTTGCACCGCTCAGCTGGTCGCGGAAGCTTGAACGCGAAGCGCGCGCTTGGGCAGAAGTGCTGGCCGACGAAGAGCGCATTCGGCACGCACCGCCTGCCGCAAGAGGTGGCACAGGCGAGAATCTCTGGATGGGAACCGCCGGTTACTTCACCGCGCACCAGATGATTGTCCATCTCGCATCTGAGAAGCAGCATTTTCGATCCGGCACCTTCCCGCAGGTCTCGCGCACCGGTAACTGGGCCGATGTCGGCCATTACACACAAATGGTCTGGGCCTCGACCAGGGAGGTCGGCTGTGCATCAGCGCGCTCGGCACGCTTCGATGTGCTTGTCTGTCGCTACTGGCCCGCTGGCAACGTGATCGGAGAGCGAATAGCCCCGAGCGAAAGATTCGCCCGGCGCTAA
- the rph gene encoding ribonuclease PH yields MRPSGRSADEMRAITIETGYTKHAEGSCLVSFGDTKVLCTASVEERIPPWLRGKGEGWVTGEYSMLPRATHTRGSREAARGKQSGRTQEIQRLIGRSLRAVVDLQKLGERQITLDCDVIQADGGTRTASISGAWVALRLAVNALMAQGAIKDDPITGQVAAISCGIFKGTPVLDLDYDEDSSADADANFVLIDGGQIAEVQATAEGATYDEEGLLRLLRLANIGCDAIFKAQLDAVK; encoded by the coding sequence ATGCGCCCTTCAGGACGTAGCGCAGACGAGATGCGCGCGATCACGATCGAGACCGGATATACCAAACATGCCGAAGGCTCCTGCCTCGTCAGCTTTGGCGACACAAAGGTCTTGTGCACCGCCAGTGTCGAAGAACGCATCCCGCCGTGGCTTCGTGGCAAAGGTGAGGGCTGGGTCACGGGCGAGTATTCGATGCTTCCCCGTGCCACGCACACCCGTGGATCGCGTGAAGCGGCCCGCGGGAAGCAGTCTGGCCGTACGCAGGAAATTCAGCGCCTGATCGGCCGGTCCCTGCGCGCAGTGGTTGACCTTCAAAAACTAGGTGAGCGTCAGATCACGCTCGATTGCGACGTCATTCAAGCTGACGGCGGCACACGCACGGCTTCGATATCGGGCGCATGGGTTGCCCTGCGTCTGGCGGTCAACGCGCTGATGGCGCAAGGTGCGATCAAGGACGACCCCATTACCGGGCAGGTCGCCGCGATCTCCTGCGGTATCTTCAAGGGAACGCCCGTCCTCGACCTCGACTATGACGAGGATTCCAGCGCGGATGCCGATGCCAACTTCGTCCTGATCGACGGCGGTCAGATCGCCGAGGTCCAGGCGACAGCAGAAGGCGCAACCTATGACGAGGAAGGCTTGCTTCGCCTGCTTCGCCTCGCCAACATCGGTTGCGATGCGATCTTCAAGGCGCAGTTGGACGCGGTGAAGTGA
- the rsmI gene encoding 16S rRNA (cytidine(1402)-2'-O)-methyltransferase, producing the protein MSTHNPESAVIELLDPGLYIVATPIGNLGDVTMRALDVLRRSAIIACEDTRVTGKLLKAYAIKTRMQRYDDHASAEVRARLIETARREPVALVSDAGTPLVSDPGYRLVREAREENIEVTSIPGACAAIAGLTLSGLPNDRFLFAGFLPVKEKARSDVLAELADINATLIFYETGPRLERSLRAIAEVWPTREVAVARELTKLHEECRSASPAVLAEHYSAHPPKGEIVLLVGPPQEAHSDADPDTLLREALETMSVSKAAGKVAKVTGIDRQVLYSRAVELRGE; encoded by the coding sequence ATGAGCACGCACAATCCTGAATCAGCCGTCATCGAATTGCTTGATCCCGGTCTCTATATAGTCGCGACCCCGATTGGCAATCTTGGCGATGTAACGATGCGTGCGCTCGACGTGCTGCGCAGATCGGCGATTATCGCCTGTGAGGATACGCGAGTTACGGGAAAGCTCCTCAAGGCATATGCCATCAAGACGCGTATGCAGCGTTATGATGACCATGCTTCGGCTGAGGTTCGCGCGCGCCTGATTGAGACCGCGAGACGCGAACCGGTTGCGTTGGTGAGCGATGCGGGCACTCCGCTCGTCTCCGACCCCGGCTATCGACTGGTGCGCGAAGCTCGCGAGGAGAACATCGAGGTAACCTCTATTCCAGGGGCGTGCGCGGCCATAGCCGGATTGACGCTATCGGGCCTGCCAAACGACCGGTTCCTGTTTGCCGGATTCCTGCCGGTTAAAGAGAAAGCGCGCAGCGATGTTCTGGCCGAACTCGCTGACATCAACGCAACCTTGATCTTCTATGAAACCGGGCCTCGGCTTGAACGATCGCTCAGGGCAATTGCGGAAGTCTGGCCGACGCGCGAAGTCGCGGTCGCGCGTGAACTTACCAAGCTGCACGAGGAATGCCGCTCGGCCAGTCCGGCAGTGCTGGCTGAGCATTATTCCGCGCATCCCCCCAAGGGCGAGATCGTCCTGCTGGTCGGCCCGCCTCAGGAGGCACACAGCGATGCCGACCCCGACACGTTGCTTCGCGAAGCGCTCGAGACGATGAGCGTAAGCAAAGCCGCAGGCAAGGTTGCCAAGGTAACCGGGATCGACCGGCAGGTGCTGTATTCGCGCGCGGTGGAGCTTCGCGGAGAATGA
- the grpE gene encoding nucleotide exchange factor GrpE, which yields MIDNDKPQVDAAAEEELKGVPEEFLDDGADEEEGQGALGEALEALRGDLEAAKQDVLYARAETQNVRRRAEKDIADARNYAATGFARDILSVWDNLSRAVDAIPDSLREDDKMKGLVTGIEATKRELEKVFKQHGVERVAAVGLPLDPNQHQAMMEIPSADHEPGTVIQEMQSGWMIKDRLLRPAMVGVAKKPD from the coding sequence ATGATCGACAACGATAAGCCGCAGGTGGATGCGGCAGCTGAAGAAGAATTGAAGGGCGTGCCGGAGGAATTCCTCGATGACGGTGCTGACGAAGAAGAAGGCCAGGGTGCTTTGGGAGAAGCGCTCGAGGCTCTTCGCGGTGATCTCGAAGCGGCCAAGCAGGACGTCCTTTACGCCCGTGCTGAAACGCAGAACGTTCGCCGCCGCGCTGAAAAGGACATCGCGGATGCGCGCAACTATGCCGCGACCGGCTTTGCCCGCGACATTCTGAGCGTGTGGGACAATCTCAGCCGCGCGGTTGATGCGATTCCTGACAGCTTGCGCGAAGACGACAAGATGAAAGGCCTTGTGACCGGCATCGAGGCGACGAAGCGCGAGCTCGAAAAGGTGTTCAAGCAGCACGGCGTTGAGCGCGTGGCCGCTGTCGGCCTGCCGCTCGATCCCAATCAGCATCAGGCGATGATGGAAATCCCCTCGGCCGACCATGAGCCGGGGACGGTGATCCAGGAAATGCAGTCGGGCTGGATGATCAAAGACCGCCTGTTGCGCCCCGCAATGGTCGGCGTGGCGAAGAAGCCGGATTGA
- the rdgB gene encoding RdgB/HAM1 family non-canonical purine NTP pyrophosphatase, translating into MSPGTRRRLGGGSLVIATHNAGKLKEISALLNPYGLKCISAGSLGLPEPPETGTTFVENALIKARSAAEASGLAALADDSGLSVDALGGRPGVYTADWAERQWFEGDPGRDWYMAMGKVEGMLQQLGPDADRSAAFHCVLAVAWPDGEHAVYEGKCPGALTWPPRGTIGFGYDPVFVPASRDGDETFAEIDPSEKHEISHRADAFAKLVADQFGV; encoded by the coding sequence GTGAGCCCCGGAACGCGAAGACGCCTCGGAGGGGGATCGCTCGTCATCGCGACGCACAATGCTGGCAAGCTGAAAGAGATTTCAGCGCTGCTCAATCCTTATGGCCTGAAATGCATCTCGGCAGGCTCGCTTGGCCTTCCAGAACCGCCTGAGACGGGCACCACATTTGTTGAAAACGCGCTTATCAAGGCGCGGTCGGCGGCAGAGGCATCGGGGCTTGCGGCGCTCGCGGACGATAGCGGTTTGAGCGTCGACGCGCTTGGCGGACGCCCCGGCGTTTACACCGCCGATTGGGCCGAGAGGCAATGGTTCGAAGGGGATCCGGGGCGCGACTGGTACATGGCGATGGGCAAGGTCGAAGGCATGCTCCAGCAGCTTGGCCCTGACGCGGATAGATCAGCCGCGTTTCATTGCGTGCTGGCAGTTGCATGGCCTGATGGCGAACACGCTGTTTACGAGGGCAAGTGTCCCGGTGCGCTTACATGGCCGCCGCGCGGGACCATCGGCTTTGGCTATGACCCGGTTTTCGTCCCAGCCTCCCGCGATGGTGATGAAACCTTCGCTGAAATCGATCCTTCCGAAAAGCACGAGATATCTCACCGGGCCGACGCTTTCGCCAAGCTCGTCGCAGATCAGTTCGGGGTTTAG
- the gshB gene encoding glutathione synthase: MSLKIAVQMDPIENINIKGDSSFALMLAAQERGYEVFEYHVESLTLDAEDRLFARCFPVTVQRVVGDHFEKGEPQRLDLGRDIDVVLMRQDPPFHMGYITATHLLERVQGETLVVNDPANVRNAPEKVMVLDYRRFMPPTLVTRSVDEVKRFMAEYGAVVVKPIHGNGGKAIFRVPASGDNLTALFEVFNQTWPEPHMVQPFLPEVAEGDKRIVLIDGEIAGAINRIPGEGEFRSNLAMGGSAEATQLTEREIEICEAMGPDLKRLGLTFVGIDVIGGKWLTEINVTSPTGIVAISEFDGTDLAGMIWDAIEARLSSQNA, translated from the coding sequence ATGTCCCTGAAGATCGCAGTCCAGATGGACCCAATCGAGAACATCAACATCAAGGGCGACAGCTCATTCGCGCTCATGCTCGCAGCACAAGAGCGCGGATATGAGGTGTTCGAATATCACGTGGAAAGCCTGACGCTTGATGCCGAAGATCGCCTGTTTGCTCGGTGTTTTCCGGTCACTGTGCAGCGTGTTGTCGGGGACCATTTTGAGAAAGGCGAGCCTCAACGACTGGATCTTGGACGCGACATCGACGTGGTCTTGATGCGGCAGGACCCTCCGTTTCACATGGGCTACATCACGGCGACGCATCTGCTTGAGCGGGTTCAGGGAGAGACATTGGTCGTCAACGATCCCGCCAATGTCCGTAATGCACCTGAAAAAGTGATGGTTCTCGACTATCGCCGCTTCATGCCCCCAACGCTTGTCACGCGCTCGGTCGACGAGGTGAAGCGATTTATGGCAGAGTACGGCGCTGTGGTGGTGAAACCGATCCATGGCAACGGAGGGAAGGCAATCTTCCGCGTGCCAGCATCGGGTGACAATCTCACGGCGCTGTTCGAGGTTTTCAACCAGACCTGGCCCGAACCCCACATGGTTCAGCCTTTCCTTCCGGAAGTTGCCGAGGGCGACAAACGCATCGTGCTGATCGACGGCGAAATAGCGGGCGCAATCAATCGGATACCGGGCGAAGGTGAGTTCCGCTCGAACCTCGCCATGGGCGGAAGCGCCGAGGCCACCCAGCTCACCGAACGCGAGATCGAAATCTGCGAGGCAATGGGGCCGGACCTGAAGCGGCTTGGCCTGACCTTTGTCGGCATCGACGTGATCGGGGGCAAATGGCTCACCGAAATCAACGTGACCTCACCCACTGGCATAGTGGCAATTTCGGAGTTTGACGGGACGGATCTCGCAGGGATGATCTGGGATGCGATCGAAGCGCGTCTGTCGTCCCAGAACGCCTAG
- a CDS encoding YraN family protein has protein sequence MSVKRVIADRKGREAEAQAAQWLMQQGFEVLAERRKTKLGEIDLIARKKGLVAFIEVKWRKRSRDLDTAIDERRLARVAAAVEVVAHEYTEPDDDIRIDVILLAPGSRPRHIENAWMP, from the coding sequence ATGAGCGTCAAACGCGTGATTGCGGACCGCAAGGGCCGCGAGGCAGAGGCACAGGCGGCGCAATGGCTCATGCAGCAAGGTTTCGAGGTGCTTGCGGAAAGGCGCAAGACCAAGCTTGGCGAGATTGACTTGATTGCTCGAAAGAAGGGCTTGGTTGCGTTCATCGAGGTTAAATGGCGAAAGCGCAGCCGAGACCTCGACACAGCTATCGACGAACGGCGCCTTGCGCGAGTGGCCGCTGCAGTAGAGGTGGTCGCGCACGAATACACGGAACCTGATGATGACATCCGCATCGATGTGATCCTGCTTGCGCCCGGCAGCAGGCCTCGCCACATCGAAAACGCCTGGATGCCCTGA
- a CDS encoding copper chaperone PCu(A)C has protein sequence MSNNMTGAAMKQAAFGLALAGSMALAACGGEAEVAEEVAPEGVIEGVTIENPRMVLAPVAGNPAAIYFDFSYDGDRAFSLGRVSVEGAESAVMHQFGEYDFEVQMMEALPIPVKNGTKVEFKPGDYHVMAMGVSPDLQPGDTTEVTLTVSGGKTHKFDAEVRAAGEER, from the coding sequence ATGAGCAATAATATGACGGGAGCAGCGATGAAACAGGCGGCATTTGGACTGGCATTGGCCGGGAGCATGGCCCTTGCCGCTTGCGGCGGAGAAGCCGAGGTGGCCGAGGAAGTCGCTCCCGAAGGCGTCATCGAAGGCGTGACGATCGAAAATCCGCGCATGGTTCTGGCTCCGGTCGCAGGCAATCCGGCGGCGATCTATTTCGACTTTTCTTATGACGGGGATCGCGCATTCTCACTTGGCCGTGTGTCGGTTGAAGGGGCCGAAAGCGCTGTCATGCACCAGTTCGGTGAGTATGATTTCGAAGTTCAGATGATGGAAGCGCTGCCGATCCCGGTGAAGAACGGGACCAAGGTCGAATTCAAGCCGGGCGACTATCACGTGATGGCCATGGGCGTTTCGCCTGACCTTCAGCCGGGTGACACCACTGAAGTCACTCTCACGGTTTCGGGCGGCAAGACTCACAAGTTCGACGCAGAAGTTCGCGCCGCCGGGGAAGAGCGCTGA